Proteins from one Mycolicibacter virginiensis genomic window:
- a CDS encoding amidohydrolase family protein, with product MTEQDEAAAVRKVWSELGLPGIIDVHTHFMPKSVMDKVWNYFDSAGPMVGRPWPINYRMDESNRVATLRAFGVRRFTSLVYPHKPDMAAWLNQWAAQFARDTPDCLPTATFYPEPGAADYVKAAIDAGTRIFKAHIQVGDYDPTDPLLDDVWGVIEDCGVPVVIHCGSGPQPGRFTGPAPVRQLLRRHPRLALIIAHMGMPEYDEFLDICLESPSVHLDTTMAFTAFVDELMPFPTGEDPRLRSAGERILFGSDFPNIPYGYREALDAITALPGIDDVWLRGVLHDNAARLFATELPSG from the coding sequence ATGACTGAGCAGGACGAAGCTGCCGCAGTCCGCAAGGTCTGGTCGGAGCTGGGACTGCCGGGAATCATCGACGTCCATACCCATTTCATGCCCAAGTCGGTGATGGACAAGGTGTGGAATTACTTCGATTCGGCCGGCCCGATGGTCGGCCGGCCGTGGCCCATCAACTACCGCATGGACGAGTCCAATCGAGTCGCTACGCTGCGCGCATTCGGGGTGCGCCGGTTCACCTCCCTGGTGTATCCGCACAAGCCGGACATGGCGGCGTGGCTCAACCAATGGGCAGCCCAATTCGCTCGCGACACACCGGATTGCCTGCCCACGGCGACGTTCTATCCCGAACCCGGCGCGGCCGACTACGTTAAGGCCGCCATCGATGCTGGAACCCGAATATTCAAGGCACACATCCAGGTCGGTGACTATGACCCGACCGACCCGCTGCTCGACGACGTCTGGGGAGTGATCGAGGACTGCGGCGTCCCGGTCGTCATCCACTGCGGCTCCGGCCCACAACCCGGCCGCTTCACCGGGCCCGCACCGGTTCGACAGCTGCTGCGCCGCCACCCGCGGCTGGCTTTGATCATCGCGCACATGGGCATGCCCGAGTACGACGAATTCCTCGACATCTGCCTGGAATCACCCAGCGTGCACCTGGACACCACGATGGCTTTCACCGCGTTCGTCGACGAGTTGATGCCGTTCCCAACCGGAGAGGATCCGCGTTTACGCTCCGCGGGGGAACGGATCCTGTTCGGCAGCGACTTTCCGAACATCCCATACGGCTACCGTGAGGCACTGGACGCGATCACCGCGCTTCCCGGCATCGACGACGTCTGGCTACGTGGGGTTCTGCACGACAATGCCGCGCGCCTGTTCGCAACCGAGTTACCATCCGGTTGA
- a CDS encoding phosphatase PAP2 family protein has translation MSPSAARAAALISVAAAVAVYVVMLVGYRQGWTWLAEVDTASLGTSYDIAVKHPIWVRFWDGISSVFEPAVFRAVGMVVALVAVLRHRLRAALFLLVSVEATGLLTVLAKGSVGRPRPVTALVSATSTSFPSGHALGVAIGVGALLLLALPALRHNARVAAVSVGVLVVAAVGVSRVALNVHHPSDVLAGWALGWAYLTAWALVLQPWRPPELTRSAGAPQDGHDDQQ, from the coding sequence GTGTCGCCTTCGGCCGCGCGTGCGGCGGCGCTGATCTCGGTAGCGGCCGCGGTGGCGGTCTACGTAGTGATGTTGGTGGGTTATCGGCAGGGCTGGACCTGGCTGGCCGAGGTCGACACCGCCTCCTTGGGCACGAGCTACGACATCGCGGTCAAACACCCGATCTGGGTCCGGTTCTGGGATGGCATCTCAAGCGTTTTCGAGCCGGCGGTGTTCCGGGCGGTGGGCATGGTGGTGGCCCTGGTTGCGGTGCTGCGTCATCGGCTGCGCGCAGCGCTGTTCCTGCTGGTTTCGGTAGAGGCGACCGGGCTGCTGACGGTATTGGCCAAGGGCTCCGTCGGGCGGCCCCGGCCGGTGACGGCTCTGGTCTCGGCGACCTCGACCTCGTTTCCGTCCGGACACGCGCTGGGGGTGGCGATCGGGGTCGGCGCGCTGTTGTTGCTGGCGCTGCCCGCGCTGCGGCACAACGCCAGGGTGGCGGCGGTAAGTGTCGGCGTGCTGGTGGTGGCTGCGGTCGGGGTCTCGCGAGTGGCGCTCAACGTCCACCACCCCTCCGACGTACTGGCAGGCTGGGCGCTGGGCTGGGCTTATCTGACGGCGTGGGCCCTCGTCCTGCAACCGTGGCGGCCGCCGGAGTTGACCAGATCCGCCGGCGCGCCCCAAGATGGCCACGATGACCAGCAGTAA
- the eccD gene encoding type VII secretion integral membrane protein EccD encodes MTEAPVLTSAVMPIVRIAVLADSRLTEIAVPAELPLREILPAVQRLVAPDAGDSLDSAEPAGATRLSLAPVGGAPFSLDASLDTVGVVDGDLLALRPVPVGPAAPGIVEDIADAAVIFSASRRKPWGAKHIQRAALAAGTGLIFAATGLAAAHHAVTGEPAGLFAAGAIALLTVLAALLCRTRSADAALTLSIAALVPLAAVGTLAVPGGFSPAHVVLGAAAVSAWSLICLILPPGGRGERGIAFFTAAVVVGVGVLAAAAVKTFWELPFVTLGSGLITASLLLTVAAPQVSALWARLPLPVIPAPGDPTPSALPESVLADLPRRVRVTDAHQTGFIAGSVLLAVLGSVAIAFAPEGLSGWAWYVVAGIAVASVLRARVWDSAWCKAWLLAEPHLTAIALLVGYAATGRYTAAFGAVLVLAALVAVWAVVSLSPSVASPESYSLPVRRLVGFLASGVDATLIPVMAYLVGIFAWVLSR; translated from the coding sequence ATGACCGAAGCCCCGGTGCTGACCAGCGCCGTCATGCCGATTGTCCGCATCGCGGTCCTGGCCGACAGTCGGCTGACCGAGATCGCCGTACCGGCGGAGCTGCCGCTGCGCGAAATCCTGCCGGCGGTGCAACGCCTGGTGGCCCCGGACGCCGGTGACTCCCTTGATTCGGCCGAGCCTGCCGGTGCGACGCGGCTGAGCCTGGCGCCGGTCGGGGGCGCACCGTTCAGCCTGGACGCCAGCCTGGACACCGTCGGGGTGGTGGACGGCGACCTGCTGGCCCTGCGCCCGGTGCCGGTCGGCCCGGCTGCCCCCGGCATTGTCGAGGACATCGCCGACGCTGCTGTCATCTTCTCGGCTTCGCGGCGTAAGCCCTGGGGCGCCAAGCACATTCAACGCGCGGCGTTGGCCGCTGGGACGGGGCTGATCTTCGCCGCCACCGGACTCGCGGCTGCGCACCACGCGGTCACCGGGGAGCCCGCCGGCCTGTTCGCGGCCGGGGCCATCGCCCTGCTCACGGTGCTCGCTGCGCTGCTGTGCCGTACGCGTTCCGCTGACGCCGCACTGACCCTGTCGATCGCGGCACTGGTACCGCTCGCCGCCGTGGGCACCCTGGCGGTGCCCGGGGGGTTCAGTCCGGCGCACGTGGTGCTGGGCGCCGCGGCGGTCAGCGCGTGGTCGCTGATCTGCCTGATCTTGCCGCCGGGCGGTCGTGGTGAGCGCGGGATCGCGTTCTTCACCGCCGCGGTGGTCGTGGGTGTCGGGGTGCTGGCGGCCGCTGCCGTCAAGACCTTCTGGGAGTTGCCGTTCGTAACCCTGGGTTCTGGCCTGATCACCGCGTCCCTGCTGCTGACCGTTGCCGCGCCGCAGGTTTCGGCATTGTGGGCGCGGCTGCCGTTGCCGGTGATCCCGGCGCCGGGCGACCCGACACCGTCCGCGCTGCCGGAGAGCGTGCTTGCCGACCTGCCCCGCCGGGTCCGCGTCACTGACGCCCACCAGACCGGCTTCATCGCCGGCTCGGTGCTGCTCGCGGTGCTCGGTTCGGTTGCCATCGCCTTTGCTCCCGAGGGGCTTTCAGGCTGGGCCTGGTACGTGGTCGCGGGCATCGCGGTGGCTTCGGTGCTGCGGGCCCGGGTGTGGGACTCGGCATGGTGCAAGGCCTGGCTGCTGGCCGAGCCGCACTTGACCGCGATCGCCCTGCTGGTCGGTTACGCGGCCACCGGCCGGTACACGGCCGCCTTCGGTGCGGTGCTGGTGCTGGCTGCCTTGGTGGCGGTGTGGGCAGTCGTCTCGTTGAGCCCGTCCGTGGCCTCGCCGGAGAGCTACTCGCTGCCGGTGCGCCGCCTGGTCGGCTTCCTGGCTTCCGGCGTCGACGCCACCCTGATCCCGGTCATGGCCTACCTGGTCGGAATCTTCGCCTGGGTTCTGTCTCGATGA
- a CDS encoding ESX secretion-associated protein EspG, with protein MGTEPNAAELTVEQAWYIAETVGAGSFPWVLAITMPYTDAGERGAFMARQRDELTRMGVVSPEGAVNPAVAEWIRVVCFPDRWLDLRYVGSAAGGAPEMLRGIVARRDQNAGKPARTVVALRNAQLVTFTVMDIDDPRLLVPVLGAGLRQRPPARFDEFTLPARVGARADERLRAGAPLAEVLDYLGIPASARPIVESVFTGSRHYVEVVAGCARDGRHTTTEVGMSLVDADAGRILVTPSQAFDGEWVSTFRPGTDFATAVAIEQLTATLPEGTWFPGQRLSRDFTTQLS; from the coding sequence ATGGGTACTGAGCCCAACGCCGCCGAACTGACCGTCGAGCAAGCCTGGTACATCGCGGAAACCGTTGGTGCCGGGTCTTTTCCGTGGGTTTTGGCGATCACCATGCCCTACACGGACGCCGGGGAGCGAGGCGCGTTCATGGCGCGCCAGCGTGACGAGCTCACCCGGATGGGAGTTGTCTCGCCGGAGGGCGCGGTCAATCCGGCCGTGGCCGAATGGATTCGGGTGGTGTGCTTCCCGGACCGGTGGCTGGACCTGCGTTATGTGGGTTCGGCCGCCGGTGGGGCCCCCGAGATGTTGCGCGGCATCGTCGCGCGCCGTGACCAGAACGCCGGCAAGCCCGCCCGGACGGTTGTGGCACTGCGCAATGCGCAACTGGTCACGTTCACCGTGATGGACATCGACGACCCGCGCCTGCTGGTCCCGGTGCTCGGCGCAGGTCTGCGGCAGCGCCCGCCGGCCAGGTTCGACGAGTTCACCCTGCCGGCCCGGGTCGGTGCCCGCGCTGACGAGCGACTGCGCGCCGGCGCTCCGCTCGCCGAAGTGCTTGACTACCTGGGCATTCCCGCCTCGGCGCGGCCGATCGTGGAATCGGTGTTCACCGGATCACGTCACTATGTCGAGGTCGTCGCGGGATGTGCGCGAGACGGTCGGCATACCACCACAGAAGTCGGTATGAGCCTGGTCGACGCCGATGCGGGCCGCATCCTGGTCACCCCGTCGCAGGCCTTCGACGGCGAGTGGGTCTCGACCTTCCGCCCTGGAACCGACTTTGCGACTGCTGTCGCGATTGAACAGCTGACCGCCACCCTGCCCGAGGGCACGTGGTTCCCCGGTCAGCGACTATCCAGAGATTTCACCACCCAGCTGTCCTGA
- a CDS encoding alpha/beta hydrolase family protein — MSTDVTPLDPPIPIPDVPGADAGEHGLPHRSELSLREKVIVDASAFADIGLRTAVASMVAAAMIPSVLTTAVGRKQSRQERERLAFYAELASHHDPIRSFPAPAELPRVSIRPANPIAERIARGTVENVSFHSGFEAVNPAMRDSWNALGNNTTARFQHWRHDDGPRPTLCVIHGFMGSPYLFNGLFFSLPWFFRTGYDVALFTLPFHGRRAEKYSPFSGYGYFSHGMSGFAEAMAQAVHDFRSMIDYLESTGVDRFALTGLSLGGYTSALLAAVEARLQAVIPNVPVVSVESEIRDWFPANLILQGGQRLGQVAGDDFVAATAYHSPLNYPPLMAKERRLIITGLGDRLAPPEQSEMLWHHWDQCALHWFPGNHVLHVSQPTYLRRMTAFLRPYMF; from the coding sequence GTGAGCACTGACGTCACCCCGCTCGATCCGCCCATCCCGATTCCCGATGTCCCCGGTGCCGATGCCGGCGAACACGGCCTGCCGCATCGAAGCGAGTTGTCGTTGCGGGAGAAGGTGATCGTGGATGCGTCAGCTTTCGCCGATATCGGCTTGCGCACCGCGGTCGCTTCCATGGTTGCCGCGGCGATGATCCCGTCGGTGCTCACCACCGCGGTGGGCCGCAAGCAGTCACGGCAGGAGCGCGAACGGCTGGCGTTCTACGCCGAACTGGCGTCCCACCACGACCCGATCCGATCCTTTCCCGCTCCCGCGGAGCTGCCGCGGGTATCAATTCGGCCGGCAAATCCGATCGCGGAGCGGATCGCCCGCGGCACGGTCGAGAACGTCTCGTTCCACAGCGGTTTCGAAGCGGTCAATCCGGCGATGCGCGATTCGTGGAATGCCCTGGGGAACAACACCACCGCACGGTTTCAGCATTGGCGTCACGACGACGGCCCTAGACCGACACTGTGCGTCATCCACGGTTTCATGGGGTCGCCCTACTTGTTCAACGGGCTGTTCTTCTCGCTGCCCTGGTTCTTCCGGACCGGGTACGACGTGGCCTTGTTCACGTTGCCCTTCCATGGGCGGCGCGCCGAAAAGTACTCGCCCTTCAGCGGATACGGCTACTTTTCGCACGGCATGTCCGGCTTCGCCGAGGCGATGGCCCAGGCGGTCCACGACTTCCGATCGATGATCGACTATCTGGAGTCCACCGGCGTTGACCGCTTCGCGTTGACCGGTCTGTCGCTGGGCGGTTACACCAGTGCCCTGCTGGCGGCTGTCGAGGCCAGACTGCAGGCGGTGATCCCGAATGTTCCGGTGGTTTCCGTCGAATCGGAGATCCGCGACTGGTTTCCGGCCAACCTGATACTCCAGGGCGGGCAACGGCTGGGGCAGGTCGCCGGCGACGATTTCGTCGCAGCGACGGCCTACCACTCGCCGTTGAACTACCCGCCGCTGATGGCCAAGGAACGGCGACTGATCATCACTGGCCTAGGCGATCGACTGGCACCGCCGGAGCAGTCCGAAATGCTCTGGCACCACTGGGATCAGTGCGCACTGCACTGGTTTCCGGGAAACCATGTGCTACACGTCAGCCAACCGACCTACCTGCGCCGGATGACTGCGTTCCTACGGCCGTACATGTTCTAG
- the bluB gene encoding 5,6-dimethylbenzimidazole synthase — translation MADPSFTAQERQAVYRVIAERRDMRRFVPGSTVDTDVLARLLAAAHAAPSVGLMQPWRFVRITDDALRQRIHALVDEERHRTAEALGRREQEFLALKVEGIRECAELWVVALRDGRQAHIFGRRTLPQMDLASVSCAIQNLWLAARAEGLGMGWVSLFEPAPLAELLGMPTDAEPVAILCLGPVPEFPDRPALEIDEWAYRQPLSEFVSENSWEKP, via the coding sequence GTGGCTGATCCATCGTTCACCGCGCAGGAGCGTCAGGCCGTGTACCGGGTGATCGCCGAGCGGCGCGACATGCGCCGATTCGTGCCCGGCAGCACGGTCGACACCGATGTCCTGGCGCGCCTGTTGGCGGCGGCCCATGCTGCACCGAGTGTGGGCCTCATGCAGCCGTGGCGGTTCGTCCGAATCACCGACGATGCCCTTCGGCAGCGGATCCATGCCTTGGTCGACGAGGAGCGCCATCGCACCGCTGAGGCACTGGGCCGTCGCGAGCAGGAATTCCTGGCGTTGAAGGTGGAAGGCATCCGCGAGTGCGCCGAACTTTGGGTGGTGGCGTTGCGAGACGGCAGGCAGGCACATATCTTCGGTCGCCGTACCTTGCCGCAGATGGATCTGGCGTCGGTGTCGTGCGCGATTCAGAACCTATGGCTAGCAGCCCGCGCCGAGGGGCTGGGCATGGGCTGGGTGTCGCTGTTCGAACCCGCTCCGCTGGCGGAGCTGCTGGGCATGCCCACAGATGCGGAGCCCGTAGCGATCCTGTGCCTGGGCCCTGTCCCGGAGTTCCCCGACCGGCCGGCACTAGAGATCGACGAGTGGGCCTACCGCCAGCCCCTGAGCGAATTCGTCTCCGAAAACAGTTGGGAGAAACCATGA
- the eccE gene encoding type VII secretion protein EccE encodes MSTHRTTIPRPGPARIALVLLAVVPAVMASPWETTTQRWALAVGIIVTILLLGWWRGLHFTTIARRRLSMLRSRGGAHTDRRDAAGARATAALRITASAAGNAVPLSLIASYLNRYGLRADAVRITSRAGAGATDTWIGVTYAAAPNLAALQARSASIPLQRTVDIAVRRLADHLREIGWDTAIVADDEIPSLIDAGAREAWRSVVDGTGDHVAAYQVGIDAALSDTISRIQAVNANETWTVLEVAEADGQQTVAAACALRTGSAPDGGAPLAGLLPQQGNHRNALLGLHPLSGVRLDGHTPVSGDELASLRWPVTVVTAAAR; translated from the coding sequence GTGAGCACGCACCGAACCACCATTCCCCGGCCCGGGCCGGCCCGGATCGCCTTGGTGCTGTTGGCCGTCGTGCCCGCGGTGATGGCGAGCCCCTGGGAGACCACCACGCAGCGCTGGGCGCTCGCCGTGGGCATCATCGTGACGATCCTGCTACTCGGCTGGTGGCGTGGCCTGCACTTCACCACGATCGCTCGCCGCCGGTTGTCGATGCTGCGTTCGCGCGGCGGCGCGCACACCGACCGTCGGGACGCTGCCGGCGCACGCGCGACCGCGGCGCTGCGGATCACGGCCTCGGCAGCCGGGAACGCTGTACCGCTGTCGCTGATCGCGAGCTACTTGAACCGGTACGGCCTGCGGGCCGATGCGGTGCGCATCACCAGCCGCGCCGGTGCCGGGGCCACCGACACCTGGATCGGCGTGACGTACGCGGCCGCGCCGAACCTGGCCGCGTTGCAGGCCCGCTCGGCGTCCATCCCGCTGCAGCGGACCGTGGACATCGCTGTGCGGCGCCTCGCCGACCATCTTCGTGAAATCGGTTGGGACACCGCGATTGTCGCCGACGACGAGATTCCGTCGCTGATCGACGCGGGTGCCCGGGAAGCATGGCGGTCGGTCGTCGACGGCACAGGAGACCACGTCGCCGCCTACCAGGTGGGGATCGACGCGGCGCTGTCCGACACGATCAGCCGAATCCAGGCTGTCAATGCCAACGAGACCTGGACGGTGTTGGAGGTCGCCGAAGCGGACGGCCAGCAGACCGTAGCCGCGGCCTGTGCGCTGCGTACCGGCTCGGCGCCCGACGGGGGCGCCCCGCTGGCCGGGCTGCTGCCGCAGCAGGGCAATCACCGCAATGCGTTGCTGGGCTTGCACCCGCTGTCCGGCGTCCGCTTGGACGGGCACACCCCGGTGTCTGGTGACGAGCTCGCCAGCCTGCGGTGGCCTGTCACGGTGGTAACAGCGGCCGCGCGCTAG
- a CDS encoding PPE family protein, whose translation MSAPVWIASPPEVHSALLSSGPGPGPLLSAAGAWNSLSVEYASVADELTAVLGAVQAGAWQGPSAEQYVAAHAPYLAWLGQASADSAGVAAQHEVAATAYTSALASMPTLAELATNHMTHGVLVATNFFGINTIPIALNEADYVRMWIQAATTMSTYHAVSGAALASAPRAVEAPPVVKSDSALPADDTSSSSGDFWTDLWNQLVRLFEDPIGTIRAMLANPSAWFPLLFFIAYEAFFIPFGYTFWSVLLSSPFLLMGIAIGVVNALLTDDLPEAVPSAATPAPVMVRGEQALPLPAAVGLGSGTVPAAGAAGVAGTPASGAPPGAVPGTPLLAYLVTGAHPGNSFGPTLTDRERGKAPAEGIPAAAVGVRAATRESARARRRKRAVMRDHADEFMDLDSGPVSGPADTPAAGSAAGSDRGAGGLGFTGAVGKRGTATASGLATMAGDGFGRGPSMPMLPETWGEPEGVDPEWGAESTG comes from the coding sequence ATTTCCGCCCCGGTCTGGATCGCCTCCCCTCCGGAGGTGCATTCGGCATTGCTGAGCAGCGGCCCTGGACCGGGTCCGTTGCTGTCGGCTGCCGGGGCGTGGAATTCACTGAGCGTCGAGTACGCCTCAGTGGCAGACGAACTCACCGCAGTGCTGGGTGCAGTGCAGGCCGGCGCATGGCAGGGACCCAGCGCCGAGCAGTACGTGGCCGCGCACGCACCGTATCTGGCGTGGCTGGGCCAGGCTAGCGCGGATAGTGCCGGCGTAGCCGCGCAGCATGAGGTGGCCGCCACGGCGTACACCAGCGCACTGGCGTCGATGCCGACACTGGCCGAACTGGCCACCAATCACATGACGCACGGCGTGCTGGTCGCCACCAACTTCTTTGGGATCAACACGATCCCGATCGCGCTCAACGAAGCCGACTATGTCCGAATGTGGATCCAGGCGGCCACCACTATGAGCACCTATCACGCGGTGTCGGGTGCGGCTTTGGCGTCGGCGCCGCGTGCGGTGGAAGCTCCGCCGGTGGTCAAGTCCGATTCGGCGTTGCCCGCCGATGACACCTCCTCGAGCTCCGGGGATTTCTGGACGGATCTGTGGAACCAGCTGGTCCGGCTCTTCGAGGATCCGATCGGAACCATCAGGGCCATGCTCGCCAACCCGTCGGCCTGGTTCCCGCTGCTGTTCTTCATCGCCTACGAGGCGTTCTTCATCCCCTTTGGCTATACGTTCTGGTCGGTACTGCTCAGTTCGCCGTTCCTGTTGATGGGGATCGCAATCGGTGTGGTGAACGCGCTGTTGACGGACGATCTGCCGGAGGCAGTGCCTTCCGCCGCAACGCCGGCACCGGTCATGGTGCGCGGTGAACAGGCCCTCCCGCTGCCCGCGGCGGTGGGGCTCGGATCGGGCACGGTTCCGGCTGCGGGTGCCGCGGGAGTCGCAGGTACGCCGGCGTCCGGCGCGCCCCCAGGTGCGGTCCCCGGAACCCCGCTGCTTGCCTATTTGGTTACAGGAGCACACCCCGGGAACAGCTTCGGTCCGACCCTGACCGATCGGGAGCGCGGGAAGGCTCCCGCGGAGGGTATCCCCGCGGCCGCGGTGGGAGTGCGGGCGGCGACCCGCGAAAGCGCCCGGGCGCGGCGCCGCAAACGTGCGGTGATGCGTGACCATGCCGACGAGTTCATGGATCTGGATTCGGGCCCGGTCAGCGGCCCGGCCGATACACCGGCAGCGGGTTCTGCGGCGGGCTCGGACCGCGGAGCCGGAGGCCTGGGATTCACCGGGGCCGTGGGTAAGCGCGGCACAGCAACGGCGTCGGGCCTGGCCACGATGGCGGGCGACGGGTTCGGTCGCGGCCCAAGTATGCCGATGTTGCCTGAGACCTGGGGTGAACCCGAAGGCGTTGACCCGGAGTGGGGAGCGGAGTCGACGGGATGA
- the mycP gene encoding type VII secretion-associated serine protease mycosin, giving the protein MIVAEKPGRSRAAGGAFQGAGIAVLAALLTSAPALAITPPTVDPTVPPPSGAPGPVAAMEQRGDCASSGLLPGSNLSAATAGQRMLDLPTAWQFSRGEGQTVAVIDTGVRPGPRLGAVEPGGDYIGTTDGLTDCDGHGTLVAGIIAGLPASDGSDGFTGVAPAARLLSLRTASATISPRLGGDDPRATRVITDITALSRAIVHAADLGARVITISTTTCLPADRNVDQTALGAALRYAAVEKDALIVAAAGDAGQTGSVGGGGEACESNPLTDLSRPQDPRNWAGVTSVSVPSWWHPYVLSVASLSSSGRPSGFTMAGPWVGVAAPGEDIVSVSNREDGGLANALPGNQGRLVPLSGTGYAAGYVAGVAALVRSRYPDLSAMQTAHRIVSTAHNSARAPSDVVGAGTIDPVAALTWELPPAADPAASPAKKITPPPAPQPEDPAPRIVAFAGTALLAGLVVAVATGAAAAARRRKENQL; this is encoded by the coding sequence ATGATCGTTGCCGAAAAGCCCGGTCGGAGTCGGGCGGCGGGCGGTGCCTTCCAGGGGGCCGGGATCGCAGTGCTGGCAGCATTGCTGACCAGCGCGCCGGCCCTGGCGATCACCCCGCCGACGGTGGATCCGACAGTGCCGCCGCCCAGCGGAGCGCCCGGCCCCGTCGCGGCGATGGAACAGCGCGGCGACTGCGCCAGTTCGGGTTTGCTCCCCGGCAGCAACCTCAGCGCCGCGACGGCTGGACAGCGGATGCTCGACCTGCCCACCGCGTGGCAGTTCTCCCGTGGCGAAGGCCAGACGGTGGCCGTCATCGACACCGGTGTGCGGCCGGGTCCGCGCCTTGGAGCGGTGGAACCGGGCGGGGACTACATCGGGACCACCGACGGGCTGACCGACTGTGACGGGCACGGAACCCTGGTCGCCGGGATCATCGCGGGCCTGCCCGCGTCAGATGGGTCGGACGGCTTCACCGGCGTGGCTCCGGCGGCCCGGCTGCTGTCACTGCGGACCGCCTCGGCGACGATCTCGCCGCGGCTGGGCGGCGACGACCCGCGGGCGACTCGGGTGATCACCGACATCACCGCGCTGTCGCGAGCCATCGTGCACGCCGCCGACCTCGGTGCACGGGTCATCACCATCTCCACCACCACCTGCCTGCCGGCCGACCGCAACGTCGACCAGACGGCTTTGGGTGCGGCGCTGCGCTATGCGGCGGTGGAAAAGGACGCGCTGATCGTGGCGGCCGCCGGAGACGCCGGCCAGACCGGATCGGTCGGCGGTGGCGGGGAGGCGTGCGAATCCAATCCGCTCACCGACCTGAGCCGCCCGCAGGACCCGCGCAACTGGGCCGGGGTGACGTCGGTGTCGGTGCCGTCGTGGTGGCACCCCTACGTGCTGTCGGTGGCCTCGCTGTCGTCGAGCGGCCGGCCGTCCGGATTCACCATGGCCGGACCGTGGGTCGGCGTGGCCGCCCCCGGCGAGGACATCGTCTCGGTGAGCAACCGCGAAGACGGCGGCCTGGCCAACGCGCTGCCCGGCAACCAAGGTCGACTGGTACCGCTCAGTGGCACCGGCTACGCCGCCGGCTATGTGGCCGGCGTGGCCGCGCTGGTCCGCAGTCGTTACCCCGATCTGAGCGCGATGCAGACCGCGCACCGGATCGTCTCCACCGCCCACAACTCCGCACGCGCGCCGTCGGATGTGGTGGGCGCCGGAACCATTGACCCGGTGGCCGCCCTGACCTGGGAACTGCCCCCGGCTGCGGACCCGGCTGCCTCACCCGCGAAGAAGATCACTCCACCCCCGGCACCGCAACCCGAGGACCCGGCGCCGCGGATCGTGGCCTTCGCCGGAACCGCGCTACTGGCCGGGTTGGTCGTCGCCGTCGCCACTGGCGCCGCGGCGGCCGCTCGCCGACGAAAGGAAAACCAGCTGTGA
- a CDS encoding WXG100 family type VII secretion target: protein MSQIMYNYPAMLAHAAEMNGYAGTLQAVGADIASEQAALSAAWQGDTGMTYQAWQAQWNQAMEELVLAYRAMASTHETNTLMMNARDTAEAAKWG, encoded by the coding sequence ATGTCGCAGATTATGTACAACTACCCGGCGATGTTGGCCCATGCGGCTGAGATGAATGGGTATGCGGGGACGTTGCAGGCGGTGGGTGCCGACATTGCCAGTGAGCAGGCGGCGTTGTCGGCGGCGTGGCAGGGCGATACGGGTATGACGTATCAGGCGTGGCAGGCGCAGTGGAATCAGGCGATGGAGGAGTTGGTGCTTGCTTATCGTGCGATGGCCTCCACGCATGAGACCAACACCTTGATGATGAACGCGCGCGACACCGCCGAAGCCGCCAAGTGGGGCTGA
- a CDS encoding L,D-transpeptidase family protein: MRRLVSLFSAALCTVAAALTAAPGAQADVIPWFARSVGNANQVISVVGVGGSDAKMDVYQRSATGWQPVAAGIATHVGSAGMAAKAKSGYPATPMGVFTLPYAFGTAPNPGGGLQYVQVGPDHWWNGDDHSPTFNTMQVCKKAQCAFDTSESENLEIPQYKHAVVMGVNTARTPGDGAAFFFHTTDGGPTAGCVAIDDAKLVQIIQWLRPGAVIAIAK, translated from the coding sequence ATGCGCCGACTTGTGAGCTTGTTCAGCGCTGCCCTGTGCACGGTTGCCGCGGCGCTGACCGCGGCCCCGGGCGCCCAAGCCGATGTCATTCCGTGGTTTGCCCGTTCGGTGGGCAACGCCAACCAGGTGATTTCGGTTGTCGGAGTAGGTGGTTCGGACGCCAAGATGGACGTCTATCAGCGCAGCGCGACGGGCTGGCAACCGGTGGCCGCCGGGATTGCGACTCACGTCGGCTCAGCCGGCATGGCAGCCAAGGCGAAGAGCGGCTATCCGGCCACCCCGATGGGCGTCTTCACGCTGCCGTACGCGTTCGGCACCGCGCCGAACCCCGGTGGGGGACTGCAGTATGTACAGGTCGGGCCGGATCACTGGTGGAACGGCGACGACCACAGCCCGACGTTCAACACCATGCAGGTGTGCAAGAAGGCGCAATGCGCATTCGACACCAGTGAGAGCGAGAACCTCGAAATCCCGCAGTACAAGCACGCCGTGGTGATGGGGGTCAACACCGCCCGCACCCCCGGGGACGGCGCCGCCTTCTTCTTTCACACCACCGACGGCGGCCCGACCGCGGGCTGCGTCGCGATCGACGACGCCAAGCTGGTGCAGATCATTCAGTGGCTGCGCCCGGGCGCGGTCATCGCGATCGCGAAGTAG